The genomic stretch tcaggtataaagctgaaatttatactgaatactcaagtctacggtcccttgaagcagtgaaaaaatcaaacttataagccaaagaattcaaaagatacagccgtttatgcttcaaattttcgcaaatttcgacattcgctagggaatcaaaacctacagggttatttacgtgaacacagacacttaaagtttggtacgaagcaacgttTTATAGCACGAATAAgggaaatattgaaaaaaataatcattaacagttaaaacatatgaaaaaaaaagcaggttaatacggaaccctcggtGTGCGAGTCCCACTCGcatttggccggtttttattaaataactatattcgtaaataaataatttattaaaatctaatttttatttgcatttatctgataaaatatcacccaatacactctaaattccttttctaagctggtggacgcgaactggtccacgggtggacgcaaactggaatttttggacgcgaactgggtaaaacgcctaattctgctatttgtctagataaataaaaaccacatgatatttccaacacaattgaaagtaaatcttataatagactatgtaatgaacacgttacataaattttgggTGGAAATTTattctggaacatttttattttctacttcaaactttccaactgcactaagtggacgcgaactggcgcaattaccctacgtattctaataatattataaacgcagAAGTTTGTGCGGATGTGGATGGCTCATGGCTGTTTGTTTCTTTCTCGTTTGTTATAAAGAAGATGCGGTGGTTTTTTTCCATCGTCCATGGTACGCGCTATCTAATATCAGAAAATACCTACAATTTCTAAGACTTAAAAATTGTGTAGGAACATAacaataagtaggtaactatatataataataattataatttggaataataaaaaaatctttataactataatatattaagaacAGAATGCCTCGGCTTTTTGCAGCATCTTAGTTTTAAAGGGCTGCTATAATAGCGCTAAGATCAAAGCGACTCCCAATAAAAAGATGTCGCTACAGAGGTCGCAAGCACATTTTGCTGCTGTTTGCTGCTAATTAAATAGGTCTTCACAAATTCACGAGATCAAGCTTTGTTCATGCAAGTTCTAACTTCTATcgcttaaattatattatgttgagtGAATCATTGCGACATGCATTTCGtacaaaatcaaacaaaaaacgaCGTgaggcactcggggactgccgcggtaaagctattgcatgctatgccttcaagccacatctccgcccgtcggagtgaggagcgtgaggttttttcgttacggaatttctcgattcggtccccgcgctcaaggcccgcgatagaagctatgccatagcttaaaaaattaactcgTGTTTTACTAAAAACTTCTATGAGAAcatatagtacataatatattattgtcttatatattatatgtacataaaatgagataaaatgtaattgtttttagattattaggtatctatgtaaaatgtagtgtaaaaacaaataaattatttcgtcTGTGCTTTGAGATAATCTGTGCTCATATTCATGTCAAACTCGATGTCAAAAGCAATGAAATAAGGAATCACATGGAAGTGacatacctttttttttttttttttttttatagtggggaaatcttccaaagatacccactgcccccggggaaggagccgtgggttatgtcggattcctaccgactaaaaccccactgtgttccgtcgagccgctttaatgatggggccgcgggtatttgttagaattcttccgcgaccaaaaaaagtgtggccggcgccatattgcttgtaacaaaacatggcggtgtttagtgccgagaatatatcgataaacattattatgtttatcgatataaaaataatattaatatattttttttgaagttatacttcttttggcgcgtaacttgtaacgcgtgtacataaacacacactcttttttatttattttaactttattgtacaaaacatagaagtaaaattacaaatggaaaaaatgacaatgccaattaataaaattaagtatgacGATGGCTGCTCGTGACGGTAAcacctatacagggttacttgtaaaacaccagcaacctcgccggacaagatagctaaccctgtataatttgataaatccaGTTCAATTTTGACTTCGATAAAAATACCTGGAGAATAGCCCCTTCAAATATCGGTATGTCATGTCCGGACACACtgtataatagtattttattacgatgaacaacacaatatacagtaattgtatttatttatttataaataatagacaaaaaaaaacaataatatataataatagcgaAAATTATAGAGCTAAACTATTTTGTGTAGCCTGGAATGCACTCAGATACACTCTGTTCATTTTTGAGTTCAGGATTTGAGGCTCAACTGGTACCTGGAAATGAAATGtcacagtttacattaactagcattgttcactttacatttaaactaaaatgcaatacattttaattaaaagggcaatgctgatggtttgaaattaatatcaacattagGGCTTACAATAGCGgaacttgaatttatatttttggttttatggcattgaaatgctttataaatataaatttataaagaatagaaaaataacttaaaacaccccatgtatttaaagtaaattgcactttccctcagtcaataacatttcaacaaccaaatatcacccaagtttgtactcaaaaaatcatataaaaccatctcagtttgttcacaggcctccttcaaaataggagaaacgtaagattataaatgacagccctaaatctaaataaaaagaccaaaagtaaattggaagacatcacgtgtctACAGATAAAAACCTCACCCTGTGTGAATGCAGCGGCAGACATACTGGTATAGCATCATCGTGCAGACTAATCACATCCATTGTTCTATTGAAAGCACTTTCGGGGAAATGTAGGGAACatactatgatattatatcctttacatttggcttgatattttcattttcaattgcttctaaccattctccttttctattttcacttcttggtaaccttcaaaaaatgaatttttaggttattataattttagtcctgacctgacttatttataaatacatttttaaagtacctactataaaagcgattaatcttacttaagttaaaattcatattaggtaaatttaagtgttttatttttccttctgctgctcttggcaaaattaatttgttattttggaagtgtattcaccaaagcaactattcttaagattaatgacacagccttgggagacgcacgtcttcatcgaacattttgctgatgtcgatattataagtcatcactagcacccaaattcattattttactagaacgaaaatatacaaaataaagctatatttggtaacaattttacactgaacatagtctgtgaatactcctcaattcaatatacatgaaaataagttaatcagcaaagtaataactaatatttcagtcaaaacgtatacataccggtgcaaagacaaacttttctagttttcattctttccggagccacatcccacaatactgcgctttggtattatgccactatttgtccttgaccactctatatgttttagacacaaatgtttgtcacaatcacaaaaatattcaatatttttcaatgtttactacggagcaatgacagagcatgtacatcataataacgagaacataaaatggcgcccggccacagtaggtatttgagctaacttcaaatgtcaaacggtatagaattagcactgactgacgtatagtcatatattttcacttagcagaatattcattagttagaaagagacagtattcgttttattatttcggtatcgaaatgcatgatatttgtataatcagtTGTTTGTATAGAACATTATGCCCTGTCCATAGGATTCCTTAGTCATTGGTCAAAAGCCACCTTTGACGTCGTAGACGGACGTTTGACGTTCTGCCGAATGTTTTACTGTCAAACGTCAGTGTCACTGTTTACTGTTTGGCCGTCTCTGAATAacgaataatatttacaatttatatgtaattactaattattcctatttgaataaattgcatatgcatgatattatgtacaaagttgtttattatacttatacatAGATTATAACAATGCTGCCAGGTATAGGTGTTTTTGGAACTGGCGCTGTAGCCAAGGTGTTAGTGCCATTCCTTCGAGAAAAGGGGTTCCCAGTTGAAGCTATTTGGGGTGTGACGCTTCCAGAAGCTGAAAACACTGCGAAAGAGCTAAAAATACCTTTCttcacaaataaaattgacgatgttttattgaaaaaaaatgttagtcTAGTTTTTATAGTATGTGCACCGAATTTGCACGCGCAAATATCTGTAAAGGCACTAGGAATAGGAAAACATGTTGTTTGCGACAAGCCTGCCGGCCTATGCCAAGCTGAAGCATTGAAGATGGTGCGGGCTGCACAGTATTATCCAACacttatatctataataaatcACTCATTGAGATTTTTGCCTGCCTTTAGTCACATGCGCAAATGTATTCTTGAGGGTTATCTTGGCAATCCAGGAGAATTAACTTTAATAGATGTGAGAGTACAAATGGGTTCACTTCTTGGAGACACATATAACTGGTTGTGTGATGATACTATGGGTGGAGGCACTCTAACATTAGTTGGTAGTCATGTCATAGATTTAGTATCATACTTAAGTGGGCAAAAGGTTGTCAAGGTCCATGGTGTCTTAAGAACATTTGTAGAGGAGACACCCAAAATTAATGGAATTAGAAAAGTGACAGCACCTGATTTTTGTACATTCCAATTGCAAATGGACAAAGGACTGTTGGTAACCGCAActttaaataatcatttaccaGGATTATGTTTCAATCAGGAAATATATGTGTATAGCAAAAAGGGATACTTAGTGGTACGTGGAGGAGACTTGCATGGAAAATTACATAAATCTAAGAACATAGAGGATGGGAAAAGGCAACAAGATAAAGAAGAAGTTATTTACGTAGATATTGAAGACTTGAGTTGTGCATCGAGTGTTATTCCTAAACCATATATAAAAGGGTTATGTAAGATGATAAGTGCATTAAAGGAGGCATTTTTGCCAGTTAAGGAGCAAATGGATTGGGTAAAAGAGCCTGTAAGAACCGCAGCTACATTTGAAGATGGACAAAGAGTGCAAGCAACAATGGAAGCATTACGTCAATCCAATGAAGATGGGAGATGGATTTCAGTTCAACTGCTCACAGAAACTCCTGATCCTAACCCTGCATTATCTGCTGCTGTTCGACGCACAGCTATTTCCCTGCAATAGTTAGGATTATGCCATTGAATGTACCTTTTCTATATATAGATAAGTTTTGCATTGTTAAGTTGTATGCcagtattatgtatgtatatcgATTATATGCCATATTGTGCTGTCATATTAAATTTGTACTTGCCTGTACAAAACATAAATTGTGAATCTTCTAGACACTGTGATagtcattaaa from Colias croceus chromosome 9, ilColCroc2.1 encodes the following:
- the LOC123694206 gene encoding glucose-fructose oxidoreductase domain-containing protein 1, producing MLPGIGVFGTGAVAKVLVPFLREKGFPVEAIWGVTLPEAENTAKELKIPFFTNKIDDVLLKKNVSLVFIVCAPNLHAQISVKALGIGKHVVCDKPAGLCQAEALKMVRAAQYYPTLISIINHSLRFLPAFSHMRKCILEGYLGNPGELTLIDVRVQMGSLLGDTYNWLCDDTMGGGTLTLVGSHVIDLVSYLSGQKVVKVHGVLRTFVEETPKINGIRKVTAPDFCTFQLQMDKGLLVTATLNNHLPGLCFNQEIYVYSKKGYLVVRGGDLHGKLHKSKNIEDGKRQQDKEEVIYVDIEDLSCASSVIPKPYIKGLCKMISALKEAFLPVKEQMDWVKEPVRTAATFEDGQRVQATMEALRQSNEDGRWISVQLLTETPDPNPALSAAVRRTAISLQ